GTAGGCCCGTAGACGGTCTGTCCCATGGCCATTTTCTTAAACGTTGTGATGAAATCTTGTTTGGGAAAGAGTCTTGACATGAAACCGAACCATTGGTGTTGGACAGGGCCCAAGATAAGTAGACCGTATGCTCCCATCCTTGCTGTCCTCACCAGGTCATAAGAATCTGAAGAAGATTTCTCCTTCGTAATGGTCTGTTGAAACAAATCAAATGAACAATTATAATTAAGTTCTAACAGActcaaagaaaacaaatatacaaatggaAACCCGAAAAAGTGAGAACCTGAGAGGACAAATCGGCGGCGATGTAAATAAGGGAAGAGGTGATTCCTTTGGTGAGGACGGGGCGTGATTTCACCATACCAAGATACCATCCCACTAAACCAACAGACGAGGAAGACGATGAAGAGAAACCCGAGGAAGAAGGAGGTGAGATTCTTGATTGTTTTGGTCTCCCGAGAGGCTGATTCGAGCGGAAATAAGGCCTCGATTGCAATCTTGTTCCGCTTTTGCCAAACGGATCTGATGCCGCCGCGTTCCGCCGTATCAGCTGGGCGGCGGCGTTTCTGAACAAGGCTCCGCTCATTGTTGTGAGCTTCTCCG
This genomic stretch from Brassica napus cultivar Da-Ae chromosome C9, Da-Ae, whole genome shotgun sequence harbors:
- the LOC106410502 gene encoding PXMP2/4 family protein 4, whose protein sequence is MPILFIEPKSNIESTFSFENTLPITIPRFSEKLTTMSGALFRNAAAQLIRRNAAASDPFGKSGTRLQSRPYFRSNQPLGRPKQSRISPPSSSGFSSSSSSSVGLVGWYLGMVKSRPVLTKGITSSLIYIAADLSSQTITKEKSSSDSYDLVRTARMGAYGLLILGPVQHQWFGFMSRLFPKQDFITTFKKMAMGQTVYGPTIMVIFLSFNALLQGEGGSDILARLKRDLLPVMLNCVMYWPVCDFITFKFFPVHLQPLVSNSFSYVWSIYMTYMGNREKPAAISS